A genomic stretch from Candidatus Methylomirabilis sp. includes:
- a CDS encoding acyclic terpene utilization AtuA family protein translates to MPDRLTVLSPTGHLGFTPIETGSFQVGVERRPDFLIADSGSCDIGPHPLGADEHPSPQAWQRHDLEVMLLAARRLGVPMVVGSASDTGTDRGVEQYARIIRELAHAHRLPAFRLATISAEVRPEDLLRRLEEGQRIAGLDGRPDLTVDVLKRTSRAVAVMGVEPIIRALDLGADVIVAGRSSDSALFAAPAIRAGFPEAAAYYLGKVLECASFAAEPFMGKESILGTVTHEAVTVTAMHPGQRCTPASLASHAMYERADPFFERLPGGVLDMTHCRYEQHDEKTTRVTGFAFRRDPAYRVKLEGAGRVGERALSIAGIRDPYTIRHIDQVIAWARGKVEEAWGQPGERYRLFYHVYGRDGVMGAWEPQAAITSQELCLVVEAVADRWEDAEIICALGTRNLFYARLPEVKGTAGTAALMMDEVLRGKPGYEWTVNHVIGVRDPLEFFRVTVAEVTG, encoded by the coding sequence ATGCCGGATCGCCTGACGGTGCTGTCCCCCACGGGTCATCTGGGGTTCACACCGATCGAGACTGGAAGCTTCCAGGTCGGGGTGGAGCGGCGCCCCGATTTCCTCATTGCGGACTCGGGGAGCTGCGACATCGGCCCCCACCCGCTCGGCGCCGACGAGCACCCGAGCCCGCAGGCGTGGCAGCGCCACGACCTGGAGGTGATGCTGCTCGCCGCGCGGCGGCTCGGCGTGCCGATGGTCGTGGGCTCCGCCTCGGACACCGGGACGGACCGGGGGGTGGAGCAGTACGCGCGGATCATCCGGGAGCTGGCCCACGCGCACCGCCTCCCCGCCTTCCGCCTGGCCACGATCTCCGCCGAGGTGCGGCCGGAGGACCTCCTGCGCCGCTTGGAGGAGGGTCAGCGGATCGCCGGGCTGGATGGCCGGCCGGACCTGACCGTGGATGTCCTCAAGCGGACGAGCCGCGCCGTTGCGGTGATGGGCGTGGAGCCGATCATCCGGGCCCTGGACCTGGGAGCGGACGTCATCGTCGCCGGACGATCCAGCGACTCCGCCCTGTTCGCGGCGCCGGCCATCCGGGCGGGATTTCCGGAAGCGGCGGCCTACTACCTGGGGAAGGTTCTCGAATGCGCCTCATTCGCCGCCGAGCCGTTCATGGGGAAGGAGAGCATCCTCGGGACGGTCACGCACGAGGCGGTCACCGTGACCGCCATGCATCCGGGGCAGCGATGCACGCCGGCCTCCCTCGCCAGCCACGCCATGTACGAACGGGCCGACCCGTTCTTCGAGCGCCTGCCCGGCGGGGTCCTCGACATGACCCACTGCCGGTACGAGCAGCACGACGAGAAGACCACCCGGGTGACCGGGTTCGCATTCCGCCGGGATCCCGCGTACCGGGTGAAGCTGGAGGGGGCGGGCCGCGTGGGGGAGCGGGCGCTTTCCATCGCCGGGATCCGCGACCCCTACACGATCCGGCACATCGACCAGGTGATCGCCTGGGCCCGGGGGAAAGTGGAGGAAGCCTGGGGGCAGCCGGGGGAGCGGTACCGGCTCTTCTACCACGTGTACGGCCGGGACGGCGTCATGGGGGCGTGGGAGCCGCAGGCCGCCATCACGTCCCAGGAGCTGTGCCTGGTGGTGGAGGCGGTGGCGGACCGGTGGGAGGACGCCGAGATCATCTGCGCCCTGGGGACCCGCAACCTCTTCTATGCGCGCCTGCCGGAGGTCAAGGGCACCGCCGGGACGGCGGCCCTCATGATGGACGAGGTGCTGCGGGGGAAGCCCGGCTACGAGTGGACGGTGAACCACGTCATCGGCGTCCGGGATCCCCTGGAGTTCTTCCGCGTCACCGTCGCGGAGGTGACGGGATGA
- a CDS encoding DUF4387 domain-containing protein translates to MRGTRPLVDLAKTIRSKNAGVDQITFDVIFADRASYDLVRRSRALTRETVAALYRIPPDRITTFVEYEPGLAIKFTIRRDRPSGSPGERDVFGSQQYPPLFQVPIPVPE, encoded by the coding sequence ATGAGGGGGACGCGCCCCCTGGTGGACCTGGCCAAGACCATCCGGAGCAAGAATGCCGGCGTGGATCAGATCACCTTCGACGTCATCTTCGCGGACCGCGCCAGCTATGACCTCGTCCGGAGGTCCCGCGCGCTCACCCGGGAGACCGTCGCCGCCCTGTACCGGATCCCGCCGGACCGGATCACGACCTTCGTCGAGTACGAGCCCGGGCTGGCCATCAAGTTCACGATCCGCCGGGACCGCCCGAGCGGCAGCCCGGGCGAGCGGGATGTCTTCGGCTCCCAGCAGTACCCCCCGCTCTTCCAGGTCCCCATCCCCGTGCCGGAATGA
- a CDS encoding CUAEP/CCAEP-tail radical SAM protein yields the protein MSANVVLISTYELGRQPFGLASPAAWLRQAGASVTCLDLAQERLNEEAVRGAALVGFYVPMHTATRIASRVVPKVKALNPTAHLCFYGLYAPVNEGYLRGLGADTILGGEFEAGLVSLLRRLQGGSGGGGGAPQPEPRISLARQQFLVPDRSGLPPLSRYATVDLGDGRRRTVGYTEASRGCKHRCRHCPIVPVYEGQFRIVQRDVVLEDIRRQVAAGAQHITFGDPDFFNGVGHALAIVRALHAAYPTLTYDVTIKIEHLLKHAQHLPTLRGTGCLFVTSAVESVDNRILALLEKGHTREDFLRVVRLCREAGLVLVPTFVTFTPWISLEGYQELLWQLAELDLIEHVPPIQLAMRLLIPAGSKLLELPEVRDLVGEFDPAALVYPWKHPDPRMDRLSEEVFALVKDAEAMGESRREIFARVWERVERTGSGSLRRPPEAHRGRPRATIPYLSEPWYC from the coding sequence GTGTCCGCGAACGTGGTGCTCATTTCCACCTATGAGTTGGGGCGCCAGCCCTTCGGCCTCGCGTCCCCTGCCGCCTGGCTCCGGCAGGCGGGGGCCTCGGTCACGTGCCTGGACCTTGCCCAGGAGCGTCTGAACGAGGAGGCGGTGCGGGGGGCTGCCCTGGTGGGTTTCTACGTGCCGATGCACACCGCGACGCGCATCGCCTCGCGCGTAGTCCCCAAGGTGAAGGCGCTCAACCCGACCGCGCACCTCTGCTTCTACGGCCTCTACGCCCCCGTGAACGAGGGGTACCTCCGGGGGCTCGGCGCGGACACCATCCTGGGTGGGGAGTTCGAGGCCGGTCTGGTCAGCCTGCTCCGCCGGCTCCAGGGCGGCTCGGGCGGAGGGGGCGGCGCCCCGCAACCGGAGCCCCGGATCTCGCTGGCCCGACAGCAGTTCCTGGTCCCGGACCGAAGCGGCCTCCCGCCCCTCTCGCGCTACGCCACCGTGGATCTGGGGGACGGCCGGCGGCGCACGGTCGGCTACACCGAGGCCAGCCGCGGGTGCAAGCACCGCTGCCGGCACTGCCCGATCGTCCCCGTCTACGAGGGGCAGTTTCGGATCGTGCAGCGCGACGTGGTGCTGGAGGACATCCGCCGCCAGGTCGCCGCGGGGGCCCAGCACATCACGTTCGGGGACCCGGACTTCTTCAACGGGGTCGGCCATGCGCTGGCCATCGTGCGGGCGCTCCACGCGGCGTACCCGACCCTGACCTACGACGTGACCATCAAGATCGAGCACCTGCTCAAGCACGCGCAGCACCTGCCAACCCTGCGGGGGACCGGCTGCCTCTTCGTGACCAGCGCCGTGGAATCCGTGGACAACCGCATCCTTGCCCTCCTGGAGAAGGGGCATACGCGGGAGGACTTCCTCCGGGTCGTGCGGCTCTGCCGGGAAGCGGGGCTGGTCCTGGTGCCGACCTTCGTCACGTTCACGCCCTGGATCTCGCTCGAGGGCTACCAGGAGCTGCTGTGGCAGCTCGCCGAGCTCGACCTCATTGAGCACGTTCCGCCCATCCAGCTGGCGATGCGCCTCCTGATCCCGGCCGGCTCGAAGCTGCTCGAGCTCCCTGAGGTGCGGGACCTGGTGGGGGAGTTCGACCCGGCTGCCCTCGTGTACCCCTGGAAGCACCCGGATCCCCGGATGGATCGGCTCTCCGAGGAGGTCTTCGCGCTCGTGAAGGACGCGGAGGCCATGGGGGAGAGTCGCCGGGAGATCTTTGCCCGGGTCTGGGAACGCGTGGAGCGGACGGGAAGTGGCAGCCTTCGGCGGCCGCCGGAGGCCCACCGGGGGCGTCCTCGGGCCACCATCCCCTACCTGAGCGAGCCCTGGTACTGCTGA
- a CDS encoding ABC transporter permease has product MAGEAVTRWGLAAALRERSVVLADLLRHPTACLGGILLAAYVFAAVFAPLLAPHDPERADLARRLLPPVWEAGGVRPHLLGTDQLGRDLLSRMIFGARVSLLVGLITVVISHLVGVGLGCLAGYYRGPADAVLSRLADLLLAFPYLIFAIGAMGMMGPGFWNLVWALAFKGWVEFYRLARGDTMAEKEKAYIEAAHALGRRDLAIVAREILPNILPTTLVLGTLRVGYMIVLEASLSFLGLGIPPRIPAWGSMVNDGRGVMLTAWWVSTLPGLALVGAVLAMNLLGEGLREALDPRLRGPRAAPLPTS; this is encoded by the coding sequence ATGGCAGGCGAAGCCGTGACGCGGTGGGGGCTGGCGGCGGCCCTTCGCGAGCGGAGTGTGGTCCTGGCCGACCTCCTGCGACACCCGACGGCGTGCCTGGGGGGGATCCTGCTCGCCGCGTACGTCTTCGCAGCGGTCTTTGCCCCCCTCCTTGCGCCCCACGACCCGGAGCGCGCCGACCTGGCGCGGCGCCTCCTGCCCCCGGTCTGGGAGGCGGGGGGGGTGCGGCCCCACCTGCTGGGCACGGACCAGCTCGGGCGGGACCTGCTCTCCCGCATGATCTTCGGCGCCCGCGTCTCGCTCCTGGTGGGCCTGATCACGGTCGTCATCTCCCACCTGGTGGGGGTCGGGCTCGGCTGTCTGGCGGGCTACTACCGGGGGCCCGCGGACGCGGTCCTCTCCCGGCTCGCCGACCTGCTCCTGGCCTTCCCGTACCTGATCTTCGCCATCGGGGCCATGGGCATGATGGGCCCGGGATTCTGGAACCTGGTCTGGGCCCTGGCCTTCAAAGGGTGGGTGGAATTCTACCGGCTCGCGCGGGGCGACACGATGGCGGAGAAGGAGAAGGCCTACATCGAGGCGGCGCACGCCTTGGGCCGCCGCGACCTGGCCATCGTGGCCCGGGAGATCCTCCCCAACATCCTCCCCACGACGCTGGTGCTGGGCACCCTCCGCGTCGGGTACATGATCGTCCTCGAGGCGTCGCTCAGCTTCCTGGGCCTGGGGATCCCGCCCCGGATCCCGGCCTGGGGATCCATGGTGAACGATGGGCGCGGGGTGATGCTGACCGCCTGGTGGGTCTCGACGCTGCCGGGGCTGGCCCTGGTGGGGGCCGTGCTGGCCATGAACCTCCTGGGGGAGGGCCTGCGCGAGGCGCTGGATCCCCGCCTGCGCGGCCCCCGGGCTGCCCCCCTGCCGACCTCCTGA
- a CDS encoding L,D-transpeptidase family protein — MLALVAIGGGLFTPPAAPGASPVLFALLEEDRTYQVHPGDTLADIALRLSIPWRRIAELNDLTDPTRIAAGRPLRLPGQRILPAGLDDGLVINLPDRTLYHFAKGILIASYSVGVGRPNWPTPVGEFRITAKVQSPTWFVPKSIQEEMEAERQVVKTRVEPGPDNPLGEYWLQLSLRGYGIHGTIAPETVGWFTTHGCVRLRAEDIESLYTAVSTGARVLILYEPVKLAAAPDGRVFLEVHPDPYGISGDPFARLGEILAAQSPSPHLDYAKVQAALWAADGFPRLVGSLGRPDDSR; from the coding sequence GTGCTGGCGCTCGTTGCCATCGGCGGGGGCCTCTTCACCCCGCCGGCCGCCCCCGGTGCATCGCCGGTCCTCTTCGCATTGCTCGAGGAGGACCGGACGTACCAGGTCCATCCCGGTGATACCCTCGCGGACATCGCCCTCCGGCTGTCCATTCCCTGGCGCCGAATCGCCGAGCTGAACGACCTCACCGACCCCACCCGCATCGCGGCCGGCCGGCCCCTCCGCCTGCCGGGCCAGCGGATCCTCCCGGCGGGGCTCGACGATGGTCTGGTCATTAACCTTCCCGACCGGACCCTGTACCACTTTGCCAAGGGGATCCTGATCGCGTCCTATTCCGTGGGGGTCGGCCGGCCGAACTGGCCCACGCCGGTGGGAGAGTTCCGGATCACCGCCAAGGTTCAGAGCCCCACCTGGTTCGTCCCGAAGTCCATCCAGGAGGAGATGGAGGCGGAGCGGCAGGTCGTGAAGACCCGGGTCGAGCCCGGCCCCGACAACCCCCTCGGGGAGTACTGGCTGCAGCTCTCCCTCCGGGGATACGGGATCCACGGGACCATCGCCCCGGAGACCGTGGGCTGGTTTACCACCCATGGCTGCGTGCGCCTGCGGGCCGAGGACATCGAATCCCTCTATACGGCCGTCTCCACGGGGGCACGCGTGCTGATCCTCTACGAGCCGGTCAAGCTCGCCGCCGCCCCGGACGGCCGGGTCTTCCTCGAGGTCCATCCGGATCCCTACGGGATCTCCGGCGATCCCTTCGCCCGCCTCGGGGAGATCCTGGCCGCCCAGTCCCCTTCCCCCCACCTCGACTACGCCAAGGTCCAGGCCGCCCTCTGGGCGGCGGACGGCTTCCCCCGGCTGGTCGGGAGCCTCGGCCGGCCCGACGACTCCAGGTAA
- a CDS encoding ABC transporter permease — protein MGGRGAAICRRILGTGPLILGMGVIVFAFMRLLPGDPVDIMMGKTGAVSAEEMATLRREFALDRPLPEQLVLFLARTVQGDLGTSFVKRRPVAGLIWETLPATIELAGTAILLALALAVPVGVLAAVRRGSWLDRMSMALTYLGVSMPAFWLGIVAIILFAVKLGWFPTSGRASAAALLVPPITGFLMLDALLAGRPAAAWDALRHLALPAAALALAVAAILARVVRSSMLEVLRQDYVRTARAKGAGEIRVLFHHALRNALIPVVTVLGLQIGVLLGGNMVVETVFSWPGMGRLAVDAIFNRDYPLVQGVVMVYAMTFVLANLAVDLLYTVLDPKITA, from the coding sequence GTGGGTGGGCGCGGGGCGGCGATCTGCCGGCGCATCCTGGGGACGGGCCCGCTCATCCTGGGGATGGGGGTGATCGTCTTCGCATTCATGCGCCTGCTCCCGGGCGATCCGGTGGACATCATGATGGGGAAGACCGGCGCGGTCTCGGCCGAGGAGATGGCCACGCTCCGGCGGGAGTTCGCCCTGGACCGGCCGCTCCCCGAACAACTGGTCCTGTTCCTCGCCCGGACGGTCCAGGGCGATCTGGGGACATCTTTTGTCAAGCGCCGGCCGGTGGCGGGCCTGATCTGGGAGACGCTGCCGGCGACGATCGAACTGGCGGGGACCGCGATCCTCCTCGCCCTGGCCCTGGCGGTCCCGGTGGGGGTCCTGGCGGCGGTCCGCCGGGGCTCCTGGCTCGACCGGATGAGCATGGCACTCACCTACCTCGGCGTGTCCATGCCGGCCTTCTGGCTTGGCATCGTGGCCATCATCCTCTTCGCGGTCAAGTTGGGATGGTTCCCCACCTCGGGTCGGGCCTCCGCGGCGGCCCTCCTGGTTCCGCCCATCACCGGGTTCCTGATGCTGGACGCGCTCCTCGCGGGGCGGCCGGCGGCGGCGTGGGATGCCCTCCGCCACCTGGCCCTGCCGGCGGCTGCCCTGGCCCTGGCCGTCGCAGCGATCCTGGCCCGGGTGGTGCGCTCCAGCATGCTGGAGGTCCTGCGCCAGGATTACGTCCGGACGGCCCGGGCCAAGGGCGCGGGGGAGATCCGCGTCCTCTTCCACCACGCCCTCCGCAACGCGCTGATCCCGGTGGTGACGGTCCTCGGCCTGCAGATCGGGGTCCTGCTCGGGGGCAACATGGTGGTGGAGACGGTCTTCAGTTGGCCCGGGATGGGCCGCCTGGCGGTGGACGCTATCTTCAATAGAGACTACCCGCTGGTGCAGGGCGTGGTGATGGTCTACGCGATGACCTTCGTCCTGGCGAACCTGGCGGTGGACTTGCTCTATACGGTTCTCGACCCCAAGATCACCGCATGA
- a CDS encoding oxidative damage protection protein gives MAQCTVKCVKLQRDLPGLDPGTPQGKAALIMAKAVGGEELKNRIQENVSMEAWKMWMGHLTMVINEYRLDPSSKEADEIIRQQMEDFFFGEGAALPPGYVPPQAKH, from the coding sequence ATGGCACAGTGCACGGTGAAGTGCGTCAAGCTGCAGCGCGACCTGCCCGGGCTCGACCCGGGAACGCCGCAGGGGAAGGCAGCCCTGATCATGGCGAAGGCCGTCGGCGGCGAGGAGCTCAAGAACCGGATCCAGGAGAACGTCTCCATGGAGGCCTGGAAGATGTGGATGGGGCATCTGACGATGGTGATCAATGAGTACCGCCTCGACCCGTCCTCCAAGGAGGCGGATGAGATCATCCGCCAGCAGATGGAAGACTTCTTCTTCGGGGAAGGGGCCGCGCTGCCGCCGGGGTATGTCCCCCCGCAGGCCAAGCACTAA
- a CDS encoding ABC transporter substrate-binding protein, producing MRVLRWLVLGALGIAVGTGSPWAASPLTVAVDTEAFRKVEAEAIAQMLRAIGVEAEVRVWEASALRDKVKNGERTMYLTDWGSAYFDPFDLAEPKLTTGGRGNFSFYANPEVDELLRAASTQADPKKRQEAYARIQQVVFQDAPWIFGYYLQEIEASSANVESWGPAMDSRINLHRVGLPRGDTLVVAMNADSIPTLDPAMHRLRYAETVIRNIFDGLVTRTTADKVVPEIAERWVQVSPTVWDFKIRKGVTFHNGDPLTVQDVLFTFDRVLREGAIGGKSSPRKGLLGPLAKVEAISPDTVRFTLAKPFPPFLQAVVHFQIVPKGYIGKVGDAVFAEQPVGAGPFRFVGGKLDSQIVLERFDGYYGGSPAIPPVGPARLKGAVFRMMPEPSTRVAALKAGEVHIIQSVPLDLVPDLERDPRVSLKTAEGTRVYAVELNTAKPPFNDVRVRQAVNHAINWDQILKTIYRGYGTRLATAFLPSGFGFDPTVRPHPYNPAKARALLKQAGYAVRE from the coding sequence ATGCGAGTGCTGCGATGGCTGGTGCTGGGGGCCCTCGGCATTGCGGTAGGGACGGGATCCCCCTGGGCGGCGTCCCCGCTCACGGTCGCAGTGGACACCGAGGCGTTCCGAAAGGTGGAGGCGGAGGCCATTGCCCAGATGCTGCGGGCGATCGGCGTGGAGGCCGAGGTCCGGGTCTGGGAGGCCAGCGCGCTGCGCGACAAGGTCAAGAACGGCGAGCGGACGATGTACCTGACCGACTGGGGGAGCGCCTACTTCGATCCCTTCGATCTGGCGGAGCCGAAGTTGACCACCGGGGGCCGGGGCAACTTCTCCTTCTACGCCAACCCGGAGGTGGATGAGCTGCTGCGTGCGGCCAGTACCCAGGCGGATCCGAAAAAGCGGCAGGAGGCGTACGCCCGGATCCAGCAGGTGGTCTTCCAGGACGCACCCTGGATCTTCGGGTACTACCTCCAGGAGATCGAGGCCTCCTCCGCCAACGTGGAGAGCTGGGGGCCGGCGATGGACAGCCGGATCAACCTGCATCGGGTGGGGCTCCCGCGGGGGGACACGCTGGTGGTGGCGATGAACGCCGACAGCATCCCCACCCTGGATCCGGCCATGCACCGCTTGCGCTACGCCGAGACCGTGATCCGGAACATCTTCGACGGTCTGGTCACCCGCACGACGGCCGATAAGGTGGTGCCGGAGATCGCCGAGCGATGGGTCCAGGTGAGCCCCACGGTCTGGGACTTCAAAATCCGCAAAGGGGTGACGTTCCACAACGGCGATCCGCTGACCGTGCAGGACGTGCTCTTCACCTTCGACCGGGTGCTGCGAGAGGGGGCCATCGGCGGGAAGTCGTCCCCCCGGAAGGGCCTGCTGGGCCCCCTCGCCAAGGTCGAGGCGATCAGCCCGGACACCGTCCGGTTCACTCTGGCGAAGCCGTTCCCGCCGTTCCTCCAGGCGGTGGTCCACTTCCAGATCGTCCCCAAGGGCTACATCGGGAAAGTGGGCGACGCCGTGTTCGCCGAGCAGCCGGTGGGGGCGGGGCCGTTCCGGTTCGTGGGGGGGAAGCTGGACAGCCAGATCGTGCTGGAGCGGTTCGACGGGTACTACGGCGGCTCGCCCGCGATCCCGCCGGTCGGGCCTGCGCGCCTGAAGGGGGCGGTCTTCCGGATGATGCCGGAGCCCTCCACCCGCGTGGCCGCCCTCAAGGCGGGGGAGGTCCACATCATCCAGTCCGTCCCCCTGGACCTGGTCCCGGACCTGGAGAGGGATCCCCGGGTGTCACTCAAGACGGCGGAGGGGACCCGGGTGTACGCGGTGGAGCTGAACACCGCCAAGCCCCCCTTCAACGACGTCCGGGTCCGCCAGGCGGTGAACCACGCGATCAACTGGGATCAAATCTTGAAAACGATCTACCGGGGGTACGGCACCCGGCTGGCCACCGCCTTTCTGCCCAGCGGCTTCGGCTTCGACCCCACGGTGCGTCCCCATCCGTACAACCCCGCGAAGGCACGGGCGCTCCTGAAGCAGGCGGGGTACGCCGTGCGGGAGTAG
- a CDS encoding gamma-glutamyl-gamma-aminobutyrate hydrolase family protein (Members of this family of hydrolases with an active site Cys residue belong to MEROPS family C26.), with the protein MRPLIGITVHCAPSPEGGHAYGLAAEYAEAVAAAGGLPLLLPVLQDAAAPDAMLARLDGLLLSGGGDLPAEAFSTSPSPPLAETNPVRYRFERALLGVALASDLPILGICRGHQMLNEAAGGSLILNIALEVPQALEHRQSAPGWQPAHGLRVAEEGRLAGLDLPRHVNSFHRQAVREPGAGFVAVAWSPDGLVEAIETPGPRFALGLQFHPEKLWPREPAWLTPFRALVVAAAH; encoded by the coding sequence ATGCGTCCCTTGATCGGGATCACGGTCCACTGCGCGCCGTCCCCCGAAGGGGGTCACGCCTACGGGCTGGCCGCCGAGTATGCCGAGGCAGTGGCGGCCGCGGGAGGGCTCCCCCTGCTGCTCCCCGTTCTCCAGGACGCGGCGGCGCCGGACGCCATGCTGGCGCGGCTCGACGGCCTGCTGCTCAGCGGGGGCGGGGATCTGCCGGCGGAGGCCTTCTCCACCAGTCCGAGCCCGCCCCTCGCGGAGACGAACCCCGTCCGCTACCGCTTCGAGCGGGCGCTCCTCGGCGTCGCCCTGGCGAGCGACCTCCCGATCCTGGGCATCTGCCGCGGGCACCAGATGCTGAACGAGGCGGCCGGTGGGAGCCTCATCCTGAACATCGCTCTGGAGGTCCCGCAGGCCCTCGAGCACCGTCAGTCGGCCCCGGGATGGCAGCCGGCGCATGGCCTGCGGGTGGCGGAGGAGGGCCGCCTGGCCGGGCTGGACCTCCCCCGCCACGTGAACAGCTTCCACCGCCAGGCCGTCCGGGAGCCGGGGGCGGGATTCGTCGCGGTGGCCTGGTCGCCGGACGGGCTGGTCGAGGCCATCGAGACCCCCGGGCCCCGCTTCGCCCTGGGGCTCCAATTCCACCCCGAAAAACTCTGGCCCCGGGAGCCGGCGTGGCTCACCCCGTTCCGAGCCCTGGTCGTGGCCGCCGCTCACTGA